In one window of Palaemon carinicauda isolate YSFRI2023 chromosome 2, ASM3689809v2, whole genome shotgun sequence DNA:
- the LOC137629612 gene encoding modifier of protein aggregation 4, whose product MTRGNQRELARAKNAKKQQDNKRGQASSQKDGNKGMTLEARKQRDAEMMRLKQQKATTKKDGGSASAN is encoded by the exons ATGACCC GTGGAAATCAGCGGGAATTGGCCAGAGCTAAGAATGCTAAGAAGCAGCAAGATAATAAACGAGGCCAGGCATCCTCCCAGAAA gaCGGAAACAAGGGAATGACCCTTGAAGCCCGTAAGCAACGCGATGCGGAAATGATGAGACTGAAGCAGCAGAAAGCTACGACAAAGAAGGACGGGGGATCCGCGTCGGCAAACTAA